A stretch of the Capsicum annuum cultivar UCD-10X-F1 chromosome 8, UCD10Xv1.1, whole genome shotgun sequence genome encodes the following:
- the LOC107845543 gene encoding uncharacterized protein LOC107845543 isoform X4, whose translation MQKSNFNLALPKKSINNSSRQQLIDSLTSHISLYNSKIPFSNPNPNPRLSIIKWFTSLSVAQRQAHLTIVHSNFVKIVVQMLGKIESNGRGFFFILPDLPLEGSNLPSILFRKADGLLARVAEGNEWERKVRNSVRIFGSKEGENGFSGLLDFVDCLSVSEEFVGNVDDFVRVMDGVSDGRFLRGEESGLSEEWVELGWLKAKGYYSIEAFLVNRLEVALRLAWLNHNNGKKRGVKLKDKVNSVGVGANAFWRKKGCVDWWGKLDEATKVNILLLGLGKAVKSLIADTLKGTRGVSVDKAWLCSSTREQPMRGNTILSDRRNFVNLRVSDARVVKQSTCHASVFGESCSFNELLDCLFMLKDISTMLLACPHSVCESPDSEKLFFSSLESVNTLSDCILRKLRGLLMIISLDCTKYELLEDENFNSLPKQNKEILGASNRKKKGKNRKVKKSNPLPKPTTGSLRLVKSTEDKGDTFMCGDNVHSSSSTGLVDRFQCANAQSSLPSGSVDREQQKDLDKESLTSLIDMVGHGEGPDSQTVRSASRKKRKERNKIKNPSLITSGEDGKYQKRNSQKSFISVNSRDGDPRSDCVAVVNSVGQSGSKDSCIDNEKRELEMSIPSRSGVDCGSAGSFEGCRNPHLINHLPTEGVMGNGTVAVAIETTNRDDDSGVSSVMPVIESQLSHSNCKEFKKLNNKSGFLEQQTKVSDPNKKFSSLKEQGTVDVYDTGSMPSPSYVSYEWPSVAPIHLSCGDSHLPRATDRLHLDVSHNWKSHFRHSFLRNVRHVRNSSIETGCPGIISGPLSMSLDWPPMVRSINRLAAPSVTCNYDAGFISRRTSFKQDIAAQSMHCNAASTEDERVYSGDLMDVSDLSNSHELGEDHDYHWMSEEELEVHAVSGVDYNQYFGGGVMYWNPSDYLGTNFSRPPSLSSDDSSWAWREADMNRAVDDMVAFSSSYSTNGLTSPSGASFCSPFDPLGSGHQALGYVIPGSEITSKVLQSASAADLVTVENASGSLSNLSAEGEAKSVDSLPYPILRPIVIPNMSRERSRSDFKRSHDHKSPCVPPSRREQPRIKRPPSPVVLCVPRAPHPPPPSPVGDSRRHRGFPTVRSGSSSPRQWGVKGWFHDGINFEEACIRMDGSEVVWPAWRSKSLSAHQLTQPLPGALLQDRLIAISQLTRDQEHPDVAFPLQPPEALNSTAKKACLAMIHSLLHDEIESFCKQVASENLIRKPYINWAVKRVARSLQVLWPRSRTNIFGSNATGLSLPSSDVDLVVCLPPVRNLEPIKEAGILEGRNGIKETCLQHAARYLANQEWVKNDSLKIVENTAIPIIMLVVEVPQDLISSSLSNLQMPKSEPTQLTVEEGNTFQADSTCSDSSSSPQWSKANECAKDVKAVRLDISFKSPSHTGLQTTELVKELTEQFSAATPLALVLKQFLADRSLDQSYSGGLSSYCLNLGSLLMDFFYFFGNVFDPRQIRVSIQGSGLYINRERGCRCGKCIDPICIDDPLYPTNNVGRNCFRIHQCIKAFADAYSTLENEIPSLPSNDESNAVPQVKLLPRIVPSIGVSEVS comes from the exons AtgcaaaaatcaaactttaatttAGCTTTACCCAAAAAATCAATCAACAACAGTTCAAGACAGCAGCTTATTGATTCCCTTACATCTCACATTTCTCTTTACAATtcaaaaatcccattttctaacCCTAACCCTAACCCTAGATTGTCAATTATCAAATGGTTCACTTCGCTTTCGGTTGCTCAACGTCAAGCTCATTTAACAATTGTTCATTCAAATTTCGTCAAAATTGTTGTACAAATGCTTGGGAAAATCGAATCGAACGGTCGgggttttttctttattttgccgGATTTGCCGTTGGAGGGTTCTAATCTTCCGAGTATTTTGTTCAGGAAGGCGGATGGGTTGTTAGCTAGGGTAGCGGAGGGGAATGAGTGGGAAAGGAAAGTGAGGAACTCGGTGAGGATTTTCGGGTCGAAAGAAGGGGAAAATGGGTTTTCGGGTTTGTTGGATTTTGTTGATTGTTTGAGTGTCAGTGAGGAATTTGTTGGAAATGTGGATGATTTTGTGAGGGTAATGGATGGTGTTTCGGATGGGAGGTTTTTGAGGGGGGAAGAAAGTGGGTTGAGTGAAGAATGGGTGGAATTGGGGTGGTTGAAAGCCAAGGGGTATTATAGTATCGAGGCGTTTTTGGTGAATAGGTTGGAGGTGGCGTTAAGATTGGCGTGGTTGAATCATAATAATGGGAAGAAGAGAGGtgtgaagttgaaagataaggTGAATTCTGTAGGTGTAGGAGCTAATGCATTTTGGAGGAAGAAAGGGTGTGTTGATTGGTGGGGAAAGTTAGATGAAGCAACAAAGGTCAATATTCTTCTTCTTGGCTTGGGGAAGGCGGTGAAATCACTG ATTGCTGATACTTTGAAGGGGACAAGAGGTGTTTCAGTAGATAAAGCTTGGTTATGCAGTTCAACGCGAGAACAACCTATGAGGGGTAACACTATTTTGTCTGATCGAAGGAACTTTGTGAATCTCAGAGTATCAGATGCAAGAGTTGTAAAACAGAGCACTTGTCATGCATCAGTGTTTGGCGAATCATGTTCATTCAACGAGTTACTTGATTGTTTGTTTATGCTTAAGGATATCTCCACTATGCTGTTGGCATGTCCACATTCTGTTTGCGAGTCTCCTGATagtgaaaaactattttttagttCATTAGAATCTGTTAATACTCTTTCTGATTGTATATTAAGAAAGTTACGGGGGTTACTCATGATTATTTCTCTTGACTGTACAAAGTATGAGCTACTAGAGGACGAAAACTTCAATTCCTTACCAAAGCAAAACAAAGAGATACTTGGTGCTTCTAACcgtaagaaaaaaggaaaaaaccgTAAAGTGAAGAAATCAAATCCTTTGCCAAAGCCTACAACCGGCAGTTTAAGGCTTGTTAAAAGTACTGAG GATAAGGGAGACACATTCATGTGTGGTGATAATGTACACAGTAGTTCGTCTACTGGATTAGTTGATAGATTTCAGTGTGCTAATGCACAAAGTAGTTTGCCTAGTGGATCGGTTGACAGAGAACAACAGAAGGATCTTGATAAAGAGAGTCTCACATCTTTGATTGATATGGTT GGACATGGTGAAGGACCAGATAGTCAAACTGTTAGAAGTGCTTCAaggaagaaaaggaaagaaagaaacaagattaAAAACCCAAGTTTGATAACTTCTGGGGAAGATGGTAAATATCAGAAAAGAAATTCTCAGAAGTCCTTTATTTCTGTCAACTCCCGAGATGGGGATCCAAGGTCTGATTGTGTCGCTGTAGTAAACTCAGTTGGTCAAAGTGGATCAAAAGATTCTTGTATTGACAATGAGAAACGTGAATTGGAAATGAGCATTCCGAGTCGAAGCGGTGTGGATTGTGGCTCTGCTGGTTCTTTTGAAGGTTGCAGGAATCCCCATTTGATAAACCATTTGCCCACAGAGGGGGTAATGGGAAATGGAACGGTAGCTGTTGCAATAGAAACTACCAATAGGGATGACGATTCTGGTGTATCTTCTGTAATGCCTGTGATTGAATCTCAACTCTCCCACTCAAACTGCAAGGAGTTTAAAAAATTGAACAACAAATCAGGTTTTCTTGAGCAACAAACCAAAGTTAGTGATCCCAACAAAAAATTTAGCTCCTTAAAGGAGCAAGGAACTGTTGATGTTTATGATACAGGGTCGATGCCTTCTCCATCTTATGTTTCGTATGAGTGGCCCAGTGTAGCTCCTATTCATCTTTCATGCGGTGATTCACATCTCCCACGGGCTACTGATAGATTGCACCTTGATGTCAGTCACAACTGGAAAAGTCATTTTCGTCATTCTTTTCTACGCAATGTACGTCATGTAAGAAATTCTTCAATTGAAACAGGATGCCCTGGAATCATATCTGGACCTTTGTCAATGAGTTTAGATTGGCCCCCAATGGTGCGCAGTATCAATAGACTTGCTGCTCCATCAGTAACATGCAATTATGATGCTGGATTTATCTCTAGGAGAACTTCTTTCAAGCAGGATATAGCAGCCCAAAGCATGCACTGCAATGCGGCGAGTACTGAGGATGAAAGGGTGTATTCTGGTGACTTAATGGACGTCTCCGATCTTTCAAATTCACATGAATTGGGTGAAGACCATGATTATCACTGGATGTCTGAAGAAGAGTTAGAGGTACATGCTGTTTCTGGGGTGGACTATAATCAGTACTTTGGAGGTGGTGTTATGTATTGGAATCCTTCTGATTATCTCGGTACTAATTTTTCACGTCCTCCCTCTCTTAGCTCAGATGATAGTTCATGGGCATGGAGGGAAGCAGACATGAATAGGGCAGTTGATGATATGGTTGCCTTCTCATCTTCCTACAGTACAAATGGTTTGACTTCTCCATCTGGTGCTTCCTTTTGCTCCCCATTCGATCCTTTAGGTTCAGGTCATCAGGCTCTTGGTTATGTTATACCAGGAAGTGAGATTACCAGCAAGGTTCTGCAGTCAGCATCGGCAGCAGATCTAGTGACAGTAGAGAATGCTTCAGGATCCTTGTCCAATTTGTCTGCTGAAGGTGAAGCAAAGTCTGTGGATTCACTTCCGTACCCCATTCTACGACCCATTGTCATTCCCAATATGTCCAGGGAGAGATCCAGATCAGATTTTAAGCGCAGTCATGATCATAAAAGTCCTTGTGTCCCTCCCAGTAGGCGGGAGCAACCTAGGATCAAGAGGCCTCCATCACCTGTTGTCCTCTGTGTTCCACGTGCTCCTCATCCACCACCTCCTTCTCCAGTTGGTGATTCTAGAAGGCACAGAGGTTTTCCAACAGTTCGGTCTGGTAGCTCCAGCCCCCGGCAGTGGGGTGTCAAAGGTTGGTTCCATGATGGAATCAATTTTGAAGAAGCATGTATACGTATGGATGGTAGTGAAGTAGTTTGGCCTGCTTGGAGGAGTAAAAGTCTCTCAGCCCATCAGTTAACACAACCTCTACCTGGAGCTTTGCTCCAGGATCGCCTCATCGCAATTTCACAGTTAACCCGCGATCAAGAACAT cCAGATGTTGCGTTCCCACTTCAACCTCCCGAAGCGCTGAACTCTACTGCAAAGAAGGCCTGTCTCGCAATGATCCATAGTCTCCTTCACGACGAAATAGAGAGCTTCTGCAAACAG GTTGCCTCTGAGAATCTGATCAGGAAGCCTTACATTAATTGGGCTGTAAAGCGTGTTGCACGTTCTCTACAAGTATTATGGCCTAGATCTCGTACAAACATTTTTGGTTCAAATGCTACTGGGTTGTCACTCCCATCGAGTGATGTGGACCTTGTGGTTTGTCTTCCTCCTGTGAGGAATCTG GAACCAATTAAAGAAGCTGGGATCTTAGAGGGGCGAAATGGGATCAAAGAAACTTGCCTTCAG CATGCAGCTAGATATCTGGCTAACCAGGAGTGGGTAAAAAATGATTCTCTGAAGATCGTGGAAAATACTGCT ATCCCGATTATAATGCTTGTGGTGGAAGTTCCACAAGACCTCATTTCTTCGTCTCTATCAAACTTACAAATGCCAAAATCTGAACCAACTCAGTTGACTGTTGAAGAAGGCAATACTTTTCAGGCTGATTCGACTTGTTCGGATTCCTCATCTTCGCCGCAGTGGTCTAAGGCGAATGAATGTGCGAAGGATGTCAAAGCCGTTCGACTTGATATTAGTTTTAAATCACCTTCACATACAGGATTACAGACCACAGAGCTG GTAAAAGAGCTCACAGAACAGTTTTCTGCTGCCACACCTCTTGCTTTGGTGCTAAAACAGTTCCTAGCAGATCGCAGTCTTGACCAGTCATATTCAGGCGGTTTGAGTTCATATTGTCTA AACTTGGGGAGCCTCCTGATGGATTTTTTCTACTTCTTTGG GAATGTGTTTGATCCTCGTCAAATACGTGTCTCAATACAGGGAAGCGGCTTATACATAAATAGAGAACGAGGGTGCAGGTGTGGCAAATG CATTGATCCAATTTGCATTGATGATCCTCTGTACCCAACCAATAATGTGGGGCGGAACTGCTTTCGCATACACCAATGCATTAAG GCATTTGCAGATGCTTATTCTACGCTGGAAAATGAGATACCTTCTCTTCCTAGCAACGATGAATCTAATGCGGTACCTCAAGTTAAGCTGCTCCCAAGAATTGTTCCAAGCATTGGGGTGTCTGAGGTGTCTTAG
- the LOC107845543 gene encoding uncharacterized protein LOC107845543 isoform X1 — MQKSNFNLALPKKSINNSSRQQLIDSLTSHISLYNSKIPFSNPNPNPRLSIIKWFTSLSVAQRQAHLTIVHSNFVKIVVQMLGKIESNGRGFFFILPDLPLEGSNLPSILFRKADGLLARVAEGNEWERKVRNSVRIFGSKEGENGFSGLLDFVDCLSVSEEFVGNVDDFVRVMDGVSDGRFLRGEESGLSEEWVELGWLKAKGYYSIEAFLVNRLEVALRLAWLNHNNGKKRGVKLKDKVNSVGVGANAFWRKKGCVDWWGKLDEATKVNILLLGLGKAVKSLIADTLKGTRGVSVDKAWLCSSTREQPMRGNTILSDRRNFVNLRVSDARVVKQSTCHASVFGESCSFNELLDCLFMLKDISTMLLACPHSVCESPDSEKLFFSSLESVNTLSDCILRKLRGLLMIISLDCTKYELLEDENFNSLPKQNKEILGASNRKKKGKNRKVKKSNPLPKPTTGSLRLVKSTEDKGDTFMCGDNVHSSSSTGLVDRFQCANAQSSLPSGSVDREQQKDLDKESLTSLIDMVGHGEGPDSQTVRSASRKKRKERNKIKNPSLITSGEDGKYQKRNSQKSFISVNSRDGDPRSDCVAVVNSVGQSGSKDSCIDNEKRELEMSIPSRSGVDCGSAGSFEGCRNPHLINHLPTEGVMGNGTVAVAIETTNRDDDSGVSSVMPVIESQLSHSNCKEFKKLNNKSGFLEQQTKVSDPNKKFSSLKEQGTVDVYDTGSMPSPSYVSYEWPSVAPIHLSCGDSHLPRATDRLHLDVSHNWKSHFRHSFLRNVRHVRNSSIETGCPGIISGPLSMSLDWPPMVRSINRLAAPSVTCNYDAGFISRRTSFKQDIAAQSMHCNAASTEDERVYSGDLMDVSDLSNSHELGEDHDYHWMSEEELEVHAVSGVDYNQYFGGGVMYWNPSDYLGTNFSRPPSLSSDDSSWAWREADMNRAVDDMVAFSSSYSTNGLTSPSGASFCSPFDPLGSGHQALGYVIPGSEITSKVLQSASAADLVTVENASGSLSNLSAEGEAKSVDSLPYPILRPIVIPNMSRERSRSDFKRSHDHKSPCVPPSRREQPRIKRPPSPVVLCVPRAPHPPPPSPVGDSRRHRGFPTVRSGSSSPRQWGVKGWFHDGINFEEACIRMDGSEVVWPAWRSKSLSAHQLTQPLPGALLQDRLIAISQLTRDQEHPDVAFPLQPPEALNSTAKKACLAMIHSLLHDEIESFCKQVASENLIRKPYINWAVKRVARSLQVLWPRSRTNIFGSNATGLSLPSSDVDLVVCLPPVRNLEPIKEAGILEGRNGIKETCLQHAARYLANQEWVKNDSLKIVENTAIPIIMLVVEVPQDLISSSLSNLQMPKSEPTQLTVEEGNTFQADSTCSDSSSSPQWSKANECAKDVKAVRLDISFKSPSHTGLQTTELVKELTEQFSAATPLALVLKQFLADRSLDQSYSGGLSSYCLVLLITRFLQHEHHHSRPIDQNLGSLLMDFFYFFGNVFDPRQIRVSIQGSGLYINRERGCRCGKCIDPICIDDPLYPTNNVGRNCFRIHQCIKAFADAYSTLENEIPSLPSNDESNAVPQVKLLPRIVPSIGVSEVS, encoded by the exons AtgcaaaaatcaaactttaatttAGCTTTACCCAAAAAATCAATCAACAACAGTTCAAGACAGCAGCTTATTGATTCCCTTACATCTCACATTTCTCTTTACAATtcaaaaatcccattttctaacCCTAACCCTAACCCTAGATTGTCAATTATCAAATGGTTCACTTCGCTTTCGGTTGCTCAACGTCAAGCTCATTTAACAATTGTTCATTCAAATTTCGTCAAAATTGTTGTACAAATGCTTGGGAAAATCGAATCGAACGGTCGgggttttttctttattttgccgGATTTGCCGTTGGAGGGTTCTAATCTTCCGAGTATTTTGTTCAGGAAGGCGGATGGGTTGTTAGCTAGGGTAGCGGAGGGGAATGAGTGGGAAAGGAAAGTGAGGAACTCGGTGAGGATTTTCGGGTCGAAAGAAGGGGAAAATGGGTTTTCGGGTTTGTTGGATTTTGTTGATTGTTTGAGTGTCAGTGAGGAATTTGTTGGAAATGTGGATGATTTTGTGAGGGTAATGGATGGTGTTTCGGATGGGAGGTTTTTGAGGGGGGAAGAAAGTGGGTTGAGTGAAGAATGGGTGGAATTGGGGTGGTTGAAAGCCAAGGGGTATTATAGTATCGAGGCGTTTTTGGTGAATAGGTTGGAGGTGGCGTTAAGATTGGCGTGGTTGAATCATAATAATGGGAAGAAGAGAGGtgtgaagttgaaagataaggTGAATTCTGTAGGTGTAGGAGCTAATGCATTTTGGAGGAAGAAAGGGTGTGTTGATTGGTGGGGAAAGTTAGATGAAGCAACAAAGGTCAATATTCTTCTTCTTGGCTTGGGGAAGGCGGTGAAATCACTG ATTGCTGATACTTTGAAGGGGACAAGAGGTGTTTCAGTAGATAAAGCTTGGTTATGCAGTTCAACGCGAGAACAACCTATGAGGGGTAACACTATTTTGTCTGATCGAAGGAACTTTGTGAATCTCAGAGTATCAGATGCAAGAGTTGTAAAACAGAGCACTTGTCATGCATCAGTGTTTGGCGAATCATGTTCATTCAACGAGTTACTTGATTGTTTGTTTATGCTTAAGGATATCTCCACTATGCTGTTGGCATGTCCACATTCTGTTTGCGAGTCTCCTGATagtgaaaaactattttttagttCATTAGAATCTGTTAATACTCTTTCTGATTGTATATTAAGAAAGTTACGGGGGTTACTCATGATTATTTCTCTTGACTGTACAAAGTATGAGCTACTAGAGGACGAAAACTTCAATTCCTTACCAAAGCAAAACAAAGAGATACTTGGTGCTTCTAACcgtaagaaaaaaggaaaaaaccgTAAAGTGAAGAAATCAAATCCTTTGCCAAAGCCTACAACCGGCAGTTTAAGGCTTGTTAAAAGTACTGAG GATAAGGGAGACACATTCATGTGTGGTGATAATGTACACAGTAGTTCGTCTACTGGATTAGTTGATAGATTTCAGTGTGCTAATGCACAAAGTAGTTTGCCTAGTGGATCGGTTGACAGAGAACAACAGAAGGATCTTGATAAAGAGAGTCTCACATCTTTGATTGATATGGTT GGACATGGTGAAGGACCAGATAGTCAAACTGTTAGAAGTGCTTCAaggaagaaaaggaaagaaagaaacaagattaAAAACCCAAGTTTGATAACTTCTGGGGAAGATGGTAAATATCAGAAAAGAAATTCTCAGAAGTCCTTTATTTCTGTCAACTCCCGAGATGGGGATCCAAGGTCTGATTGTGTCGCTGTAGTAAACTCAGTTGGTCAAAGTGGATCAAAAGATTCTTGTATTGACAATGAGAAACGTGAATTGGAAATGAGCATTCCGAGTCGAAGCGGTGTGGATTGTGGCTCTGCTGGTTCTTTTGAAGGTTGCAGGAATCCCCATTTGATAAACCATTTGCCCACAGAGGGGGTAATGGGAAATGGAACGGTAGCTGTTGCAATAGAAACTACCAATAGGGATGACGATTCTGGTGTATCTTCTGTAATGCCTGTGATTGAATCTCAACTCTCCCACTCAAACTGCAAGGAGTTTAAAAAATTGAACAACAAATCAGGTTTTCTTGAGCAACAAACCAAAGTTAGTGATCCCAACAAAAAATTTAGCTCCTTAAAGGAGCAAGGAACTGTTGATGTTTATGATACAGGGTCGATGCCTTCTCCATCTTATGTTTCGTATGAGTGGCCCAGTGTAGCTCCTATTCATCTTTCATGCGGTGATTCACATCTCCCACGGGCTACTGATAGATTGCACCTTGATGTCAGTCACAACTGGAAAAGTCATTTTCGTCATTCTTTTCTACGCAATGTACGTCATGTAAGAAATTCTTCAATTGAAACAGGATGCCCTGGAATCATATCTGGACCTTTGTCAATGAGTTTAGATTGGCCCCCAATGGTGCGCAGTATCAATAGACTTGCTGCTCCATCAGTAACATGCAATTATGATGCTGGATTTATCTCTAGGAGAACTTCTTTCAAGCAGGATATAGCAGCCCAAAGCATGCACTGCAATGCGGCGAGTACTGAGGATGAAAGGGTGTATTCTGGTGACTTAATGGACGTCTCCGATCTTTCAAATTCACATGAATTGGGTGAAGACCATGATTATCACTGGATGTCTGAAGAAGAGTTAGAGGTACATGCTGTTTCTGGGGTGGACTATAATCAGTACTTTGGAGGTGGTGTTATGTATTGGAATCCTTCTGATTATCTCGGTACTAATTTTTCACGTCCTCCCTCTCTTAGCTCAGATGATAGTTCATGGGCATGGAGGGAAGCAGACATGAATAGGGCAGTTGATGATATGGTTGCCTTCTCATCTTCCTACAGTACAAATGGTTTGACTTCTCCATCTGGTGCTTCCTTTTGCTCCCCATTCGATCCTTTAGGTTCAGGTCATCAGGCTCTTGGTTATGTTATACCAGGAAGTGAGATTACCAGCAAGGTTCTGCAGTCAGCATCGGCAGCAGATCTAGTGACAGTAGAGAATGCTTCAGGATCCTTGTCCAATTTGTCTGCTGAAGGTGAAGCAAAGTCTGTGGATTCACTTCCGTACCCCATTCTACGACCCATTGTCATTCCCAATATGTCCAGGGAGAGATCCAGATCAGATTTTAAGCGCAGTCATGATCATAAAAGTCCTTGTGTCCCTCCCAGTAGGCGGGAGCAACCTAGGATCAAGAGGCCTCCATCACCTGTTGTCCTCTGTGTTCCACGTGCTCCTCATCCACCACCTCCTTCTCCAGTTGGTGATTCTAGAAGGCACAGAGGTTTTCCAACAGTTCGGTCTGGTAGCTCCAGCCCCCGGCAGTGGGGTGTCAAAGGTTGGTTCCATGATGGAATCAATTTTGAAGAAGCATGTATACGTATGGATGGTAGTGAAGTAGTTTGGCCTGCTTGGAGGAGTAAAAGTCTCTCAGCCCATCAGTTAACACAACCTCTACCTGGAGCTTTGCTCCAGGATCGCCTCATCGCAATTTCACAGTTAACCCGCGATCAAGAACAT cCAGATGTTGCGTTCCCACTTCAACCTCCCGAAGCGCTGAACTCTACTGCAAAGAAGGCCTGTCTCGCAATGATCCATAGTCTCCTTCACGACGAAATAGAGAGCTTCTGCAAACAG GTTGCCTCTGAGAATCTGATCAGGAAGCCTTACATTAATTGGGCTGTAAAGCGTGTTGCACGTTCTCTACAAGTATTATGGCCTAGATCTCGTACAAACATTTTTGGTTCAAATGCTACTGGGTTGTCACTCCCATCGAGTGATGTGGACCTTGTGGTTTGTCTTCCTCCTGTGAGGAATCTG GAACCAATTAAAGAAGCTGGGATCTTAGAGGGGCGAAATGGGATCAAAGAAACTTGCCTTCAG CATGCAGCTAGATATCTGGCTAACCAGGAGTGGGTAAAAAATGATTCTCTGAAGATCGTGGAAAATACTGCT ATCCCGATTATAATGCTTGTGGTGGAAGTTCCACAAGACCTCATTTCTTCGTCTCTATCAAACTTACAAATGCCAAAATCTGAACCAACTCAGTTGACTGTTGAAGAAGGCAATACTTTTCAGGCTGATTCGACTTGTTCGGATTCCTCATCTTCGCCGCAGTGGTCTAAGGCGAATGAATGTGCGAAGGATGTCAAAGCCGTTCGACTTGATATTAGTTTTAAATCACCTTCACATACAGGATTACAGACCACAGAGCTG GTAAAAGAGCTCACAGAACAGTTTTCTGCTGCCACACCTCTTGCTTTGGTGCTAAAACAGTTCCTAGCAGATCGCAGTCTTGACCAGTCATATTCAGGCGGTTTGAGTTCATATTGTCTA GTACTATTGATCACACGGTTTTTGCAGCATGAACATCATCACAGTCGACCAATTGACCAA AACTTGGGGAGCCTCCTGATGGATTTTTTCTACTTCTTTGG GAATGTGTTTGATCCTCGTCAAATACGTGTCTCAATACAGGGAAGCGGCTTATACATAAATAGAGAACGAGGGTGCAGGTGTGGCAAATG CATTGATCCAATTTGCATTGATGATCCTCTGTACCCAACCAATAATGTGGGGCGGAACTGCTTTCGCATACACCAATGCATTAAG GCATTTGCAGATGCTTATTCTACGCTGGAAAATGAGATACCTTCTCTTCCTAGCAACGATGAATCTAATGCGGTACCTCAAGTTAAGCTGCTCCCAAGAATTGTTCCAAGCATTGGGGTGTCTGAGGTGTCTTAG